From Mycobacteriales bacterium:
CGAGCGCGCGGGGCAGCCAGTAGCCGCCCTGGCTGACCCCGTACGCCAGCAGCCCGGCAGCGTCCACATCGGACCGCTCGACCAGGGTGTCGACGACCGGGGTGAGCGCGGCCTCCCAGTCGGGCCGGAACGGGACGTCGCGCTCGAAGAGCATGGCCTGCTGGCCCGGGCCGTCGAAGGCGAAGGCGTTCCAGCCGCGCTCCAGCGCCGGCTGGATCACCGCCCACAGCGCGGCCAGCGAGCCGTCGCTGCCGTTGGTGATCACCAGCGTGGGACGGGGCGTCCCGGAGTCGTCCGGGCGGAACAGGTAGCCGGGCAGCGTGCCGCCCTCGTAGGGAACGGCGACGGGTAGGTGCCGGCCCGCGGACAGCTCCAGGACGGCGTCCCAGCACTCCCGGCTCCGCCGGAAGGTCGGCACCAGCACGGAGTCGTCCGGCATGCCGTCGACGAAGAAGATCACCCGGGAGTAGGCGTCCGAGGCGGCCAGGTAGTACCAGGCGGCGGTTTGCGTCAGCTCGCCGGCCCGGGCGCTGATCGCCTGGGCGCGCAGCTGGTCGGCCGTCTCGAGCCAGGCCGCGTACCAGCCGGCCGCGTCGCCGTCAGCGATCCGGTCCAGCGTCGCGAGGACCAGGCCGATGTCGGGACCGCCGAAACCGGCGCGGCCGATCGCCGAGCGAGCGGCGGCCTCGAAGTCCTCACTGGTGAAGAACCGGGAGCGTGACGTGGTTTCCATGACCACACGATGGCTGCGGGGACCGCCGCCAGACCTGTCCGCAACGGACAGTCCTGGCTAGGTGCCGCCGCGCACCGCGTCGACCAGCTCGTGCCGGGAGGAGGTGTTGGTCTTCGCGTAGATGTTGCCGAGGTGGTAGGCGACGGTGCTGCGGGTCACGTAGAGCTCCCGGGCCATCTGCGCGTAGCTGAGACCCCTGGTCAGCAACACCGCGACCGCCCGCTCCCGGTCCGACAGCAACGCCAGCACGTCCTCGACACCGGAGCCCGCGGCGTCCAGGCGGTCGAGGAAGACGCGGGCCCCCAGCCGCTCGTACCCCTGGACGGCCGCCGCCCGCGCCGCGGAGGCGGCGGTTCCCGACTCGACCCGGGCCAGGTCGGCGTAGCTGTGGGCCCGGTGCAGCGGCAGCGGCCGTAGCATCGCGGTCGCCGTCTGCAGTTCCGCGCGGGCGGCGTCGTGGCGACGCTCGCCCTCGGCGACCAACCCGCGCAGCCAGGCCGCGCCGCCCCCGGTCCAGCCGGCGACCGCCGCGCTGTCGTCCAGCCGCTGCGCGAGCGCGGTGGCCTCGGCCCAGCGCCCGGCCCAGACCATCGCCAGGCCGAGGTGCAGGGTCCATAGCGGCGACAGCCCGGGGCCCAGCCCGATCAGCTCCGCGCCGAAGTCGCGCTCCAGGTCGGCGACGAACGAGCGCCGCTGCTCGCCGTCGTCGGCCAGCTCGGCCAGCAGGACGCCGGTGACGCCGACGATCTGGACCGCGACCGGCCAGGGCGCGGCCAGCAGCCGGGCCCGCGCGTCGGCCCAGGCGGACCGTGCGGACGGCACGTCGCCGAAGGCCAGGAAGCTCAGCGGCAGGGTCGCGGCCACGAGCGGATGGGCGGGCCCGAACCGCGACTCGGCGCAGACCCGCAGCGTGACCCCGGCCTCGGCCCAGTCCCCGCCCATCCACTGGGCGTACCCGAGCAGGGCAGCGAAGCCGTGGTCGCTCGCGTCGGCCAGCCCCTCGCGCAGGTTGTCCTGGAACCGGCGCAGGTCGCGGACCGCACGGTCCGTCCAGCCGATCGCGGCGCAGATCGACCCGGCCCAGGCCAGCTGGTAATTCTCGGCCGGATTCAGGCGCTGGTGGGCCGGGAACTCCGGCAACGCGCGCACCATGGCCTCGCCCTCGCCCGGGCCGAGCAGCTGCACCTGCGCCTGCCGGCGGGCCATGGTCAGGTAGCCGGCGAGGGCGGCGTCCGCCTCCTGCTCGCCATCGATGCGGGCCAGCCGCTCCAGCACCTGCGCACCCGGCACGCCGACGGCGATGCGTACCCAGGCCAGCAGGACCTCGAGGCGATACCGGGACCGCGGGTCCGACGCGGCCAGGGGCGGCTCACCCACCGCCTCCAGCACGTGCCGCGCCTCGACCCAGCGCTTCACCAGCACCAGCCGCAGGCCCTGCACGAGCGCGCGTCGCACCTCGTCCCGGGCCCAGGCGACCTCGGCCAGCTCGGGCGTGACGTCGTCCAGGTCGCGGGCGAGCAGCTGCTCGAACAGGCTGTCCAGCCAGCGGGACTCGCGCAGCCCGGGATCGGCGGTCAGCCGGCCGGCGCGGCGCAGCATCGCCGCGGCGGTGCGGTTGTCGCCCTCGGCGTGCAGCCGCCCCGCGTACGCCGCCATATCGCCGGCCAGCCCGTCGTCGTACCGCTCGGTCGCCGCGAACCGGTGTTCCAGCGCCAGCACCGCAGGTGCCACCGTCACAGCCGCCCGCAGGTGCAGGGCCCGACGCCGGTCGGGCGGGATGTCGTCGTGGATGGCGGCCCGGACCACCGCATGCCGGAACCGCACCGAGGTCTCCGCCCCGGACCAGCGGCGCTCCAGCCAGCCGGCGTCCACGAGCAGGCCGAGCGCGTCGCGTGGGTCGGCGACCTCGGCCAACTCGGCCGCGACCGGCAGCTCGGCCCAGGAGACCCCGGGCACGGCGCCGAGGACGGCGACCGCCCGCACCAGCGCGACGCTGTCCGGGCCCACCCGGGCCAGCCGGTGCGCCACGGTCTGCACGAGGTCGGCCGGTGCCGGTAGCTCGGACATCCGGCGCAGCTCGGCCGCATCATGCTCCTGCAGCAGGGCGGTCAGGTAGAGAGGGTTGCCGGCGGCGTGCTCCCACAGCCGCCCGGCCAGCGCGAGGTCCACGTCCGGGTCCACGCCGCGCATGAGCGCTGCGGCGTCCTCGGCCGACAGGCCGGTCAGCCGCAACCGGACGACCCGGCCCCACCCCGCCAGCAGGCGGCGCCACTGCGGGTGCGCCGGGGGCCGGATCGGCCGGGCGGCGGCGACGACGAGCAGGCGGTCGCCGGCGGTCCGCCGGACCAGCCAGGCCAGTGCCGCCACCGACTCGGGGTCGGCCCACTGCAGGTCGTCGACCGCGACCACGACCGGACCCGCGGACCCGGCCCGGTCGATCAGCTCGCGCAGGTCCTGCGCCATTTCGAACGGGTCGACCGCCGCGGCGGTGGCGGCTCCGGTGACGCCGAGCCGGCGCAGCAGGTCGCCGGGCGACCGTCCTCCGGACTCGTGCGCCTCGCCGGCGACCAGCTGGAAGCCGGCATCGCGGCAGTGGGCGGTCAACTCCTCCAGCAGCGCGGTCTTGCCCTGTCCCGCGTCACCCTCGACGGCGAGGACGGTGGGCGATCCCGAGCCGGCCACGGCGATCGCCTCGTCCAGGACCCGGAGCTGCTCGGCGCGCCACCACCTCGACCCGGCCGCCATGCCGCACCCCCGATGCGCAGGACTGGTCATTGTGAACAGGCGGCCGGCGCCCCTGCGGACCCAGACTCGACCACTGTCACCACCCTGTCTCAGCGCCTCGACCTCTGTCCACGGGAGCCGACTAATGAACGTCAAAAACCTCGTCTGGGGCTTCACCCCGCTGCTGGTCTTCGCGCTGGTCACGCCGCTGGTCGGCCCCGGTCCCGGCGCCGCCGCCGGCCTGCTGGTCGCGGTGGCCGTGGTGCTCGGCGACCGGAAGCACGGGGTGCGGATCGTCCCGGTCGTGACCGCCGTGATCCTGGCTGTCATCGGGATCGTCGCCGTGCTGGGCGACTCCGGCACCGACCGGTTCCTCACCGACTACGGCCGCGGCCTCGCCGGTCTCGCGCTGGCCGCGTACATCCTCGTGACGGCTCTGCCGGCGCCGTTCACGGCCCAGTTCGC
This genomic window contains:
- a CDS encoding dipeptidyl aminopeptidase, which produces METTSRSRFFTSEDFEAAARSAIGRAGFGGPDIGLVLATLDRIADGDAAGWYAAWLETADQLRAQAISARAGELTQTAAWYYLAASDAYSRVIFFVDGMPDDSVLVPTFRRSRECWDAVLELSAGRHLPVAVPYEGGTLPGYLFRPDDSGTPRPTLVITNGSDGSLAALWAVIQPALERGWNAFAFDGPGQQAMLFERDVPFRPDWEAALTPVVDTLVERSDVDAAGLLAYGVSQGGYWLPRAL
- a CDS encoding AAA family ATPase encodes the protein MAAGSRWWRAEQLRVLDEAIAVAGSGSPTVLAVEGDAGQGKTALLEELTAHCRDAGFQLVAGEAHESGGRSPGDLLRRLGVTGAATAAAVDPFEMAQDLRELIDRAGSAGPVVVAVDDLQWADPESVAALAWLVRRTAGDRLLVVAAARPIRPPAHPQWRRLLAGWGRVVRLRLTGLSAEDAAALMRGVDPDVDLALAGRLWEHAAGNPLYLTALLQEHDAAELRRMSELPAPADLVQTVAHRLARVGPDSVALVRAVAVLGAVPGVSWAELPVAAELAEVADPRDALGLLVDAGWLERRWSGAETSVRFRHAVVRAAIHDDIPPDRRRALHLRAAVTVAPAVLALEHRFAATERYDDGLAGDMAAYAGRLHAEGDNRTAAAMLRRAGRLTADPGLRESRWLDSLFEQLLARDLDDVTPELAEVAWARDEVRRALVQGLRLVLVKRWVEARHVLEAVGEPPLAASDPRSRYRLEVLLAWVRIAVGVPGAQVLERLARIDGEQEADAALAGYLTMARRQAQVQLLGPGEGEAMVRALPEFPAHQRLNPAENYQLAWAGSICAAIGWTDRAVRDLRRFQDNLREGLADASDHGFAALLGYAQWMGGDWAEAGVTLRVCAESRFGPAHPLVAATLPLSFLAFGDVPSARSAWADARARLLAAPWPVAVQIVGVTGVLLAELADDGEQRRSFVADLERDFGAELIGLGPGLSPLWTLHLGLAMVWAGRWAEATALAQRLDDSAAVAGWTGGGAAWLRGLVAEGERRHDAARAELQTATAMLRPLPLHRAHSYADLARVESGTAASAARAAAVQGYERLGARVFLDRLDAAGSGVEDVLALLSDRERAVAVLLTRGLSYAQMARELYVTRSTVAYHLGNIYAKTNTSSRHELVDAVRGGT